The following are from one region of the Capsicum annuum cultivar UCD-10X-F1 chromosome 1, UCD10Xv1.1, whole genome shotgun sequence genome:
- the LOC107854378 gene encoding (S)-8-oxocitronellyl enol synthase CYC2-like, which yields MNWWWSRSINTALQQNVEYCGTHEISYQNVGLVIGITGVVGNSLAETLSSTDTPGGPWKVYGVSRRGKPVCSIAKVRYIQCDVSVSTDVQAKLSTLKDVTHIFWVTSAFDLSTAKCCEINGAMFRSVLNAVIPNAPNVCHICLQTGAMHYMEIQRSIDGKLHVISHDPPFTEDMERLENIHNFYYTLEDVLFDEVSRKPSLTWSIHRPDLIFGFSHHSMLNIVGTLCVYATICKHECIPLIFPGTKEVWDSYSNASDANLVAEHQIWAALGAQGKNKAFNITNGDVFKWKQLWKVLAEQIGVEYVGFDETEKIISLSEMMKDKGTVWEKIVRDNNLVSTTLREVGLWDFADMLLAGGTSRLCSINRSKEYGFIGFRNSINSFIFWIQKAKDNRLIP from the exons ATGAACTGGTGGTGGTCAAGATCTATCAATACTGCATTGCAG CAAAACGTTGAGTATTGCGGAACACATGAAATAAGCTATCAAAATGTTGGCCTGGTTATTGGAATCACTGGTGTCGTTGGCAACAGCTTGGCCGAAACACTCTCATCCACTGATACCCCGGGCGGTCCATGGAAGGTCTATGGTGTGTCACGACGAGGGAAGCCAGTATGCAGCATTGCTAAAGTGAGATATATTCAGTGCGACGTATCTGTGTCAACTGATGTACAAGCCAAGTTATCGACCCTGAAAGATGTGACACACATCTTTTGGGTGACTTCGGCTTTTGACCTTTCCACAGCTAAATGTTGCGAAATCAATGGAGCCATGTTCCGCAGTGTCCTCAATGCTGTCATCCCAAATGCACCAAACGTGTGCCACATCTGTCTCCAGACGGGCGCGATGCATTATATGGAGATACAAAGATCAATTGATGGGAAACTTCATGTTATTTCTCATGATCCACCTTTCACCGAGGACATGGAAAGATTGGAGAACATTCACAACTTTTATTACACGTTAGAAGATGTACTATTCGACGAGGTCTCTAGAAAACCAAGCCTAACATGGTCCATCCACAGGCCCGATCTAATTTTCGGGTTTTCACATCATAGCATGTTGAACATCGTTGGAACACTTTGCGTGTACGCAACAATATGCAAACACGAATGCATTCCGCTGATATTTCCAGGGACGAAGGAGGTTTGGGATAGTTACTCTAACGCATCAGATGCTAATTTGGTGGCAGAGCATCAAATTTGGGCAGCACTTGGTGCACAAGGGAAAAACAAAGCATTCAACATTACCAACGGCGATGTATTCAAATGGAAGCAGTTATGGAAGGTGTTGGCTGAACAAATCGGAGTAGAATATGTGGGATTCGACGAGACAGAGAAGATTATTTCCTTATCTGAGATGATGAAGGATAAGGGGACTGTGTGGGAGAAGATTGTGAGAGACAATAACTTGGTTTCCACAACATTACGAGAGGTTGGCTTGTGGGACTTTGCAGATATGTTACTGGCTGGAGGGACTAGTAGGTTGTGCAGCATAAATCGTAGCAAAGAGTATGGTTTCATTGGCTTCAGAAATTCCATTAATTCCTTCATTTTCTGGATACAGAAGGCAAAAGATAATAGATTAATTCcatga